One genomic region from Actinocatenispora thailandica encodes:
- the glgA gene encoding glycogen synthase produces the protein MRVAMLTNEYPPEIYGGAGVHVDFLVRELRRIVDVDVHCFGADRPDAAGYRPDEALAGVNAALRTLSTDLRMTAGIDPSVDLVHSHTWYANLAGHLAKLLYGRPHVVTAHSLEPLRPWKAEQLGGGYALSSFAERTAYLAADAVVAVSAGMRDDVLASYPEIDPDRVQVIHNGIDTELYQPRPDEALLRAHGIDPDRPYVLYVGRITRQKGLPHLLGAAVDLDPSAQLVLAAAAPDTDELAAEVATAVEELDAHRGGTVWLDTMLSRAEVITLLSHATAFCCPSVYEPLGIVNLEAMACETAVVASDVGGIPEVVDDGETGLLVHYDAADPDGFEARLGTALNTLLTDPDRAAALGRAGRARAVAEFGWDAIAARTTELYRTLL, from the coding sequence ATGCGGGTGGCGATGCTGACGAACGAGTACCCACCGGAGATCTACGGCGGGGCCGGCGTGCACGTCGACTTCCTGGTGCGCGAGCTGCGCCGGATCGTCGACGTGGACGTGCACTGCTTCGGCGCGGACCGCCCGGACGCCGCCGGGTACCGGCCGGACGAGGCGCTCGCCGGCGTGAACGCCGCGCTGCGCACCCTGTCCACCGACCTGCGGATGACCGCCGGGATCGACCCGTCGGTCGACCTGGTGCACTCGCACACCTGGTACGCGAACCTCGCCGGGCACCTGGCGAAGCTGCTGTACGGCAGGCCGCACGTGGTCACCGCGCACTCGCTGGAACCGTTGCGGCCGTGGAAGGCCGAACAGCTCGGCGGCGGGTACGCGCTGTCCTCGTTCGCCGAGCGCACCGCCTACCTCGCCGCCGACGCGGTGGTCGCGGTGTCCGCCGGGATGCGCGACGACGTGCTCGCGAGCTACCCGGAGATCGACCCGGACCGGGTGCAGGTCATCCACAACGGCATCGACACCGAGCTGTACCAGCCGCGCCCGGACGAGGCGCTGCTGCGCGCGCACGGCATCGACCCGGACCGCCCGTACGTGCTCTACGTCGGCCGCATCACCCGGCAGAAGGGGCTGCCGCACCTGCTCGGCGCCGCCGTCGACCTGGACCCGTCCGCCCAGCTGGTACTCGCCGCCGCCGCACCGGACACCGACGAGCTCGCCGCCGAGGTCGCCACCGCCGTCGAGGAACTCGACGCGCACCGCGGCGGTACGGTCTGGCTCGACACGATGCTGTCCCGCGCCGAGGTGATCACCCTGCTCAGCCATGCCACGGCGTTCTGCTGCCCCTCGGTGTACGAGCCGCTCGGCATCGTCAACCTGGAGGCGATGGCGTGCGAGACCGCGGTCGTCGCGTCCGACGTCGGCGGTATCCCGGAGGTCGTCGACGACGGCGAGACCGGGCTGCTGGTGCACTACGACGCGGCGGACCCGGACGGCTTCGAGGCCCGGCTCGGCACCGCCCTCAACACGCTGCTCACCGACCCGGACCGGGCCGCGGCGCTGGGCCGCGCCGGGCGGGCCCGCGCGGTCGCCGAGTTCGGCTGGGACGCCATCGCCGCCCGCACCACCGAGCTCTACCGCACCCTGCTCTGA
- a CDS encoding flavin-dependent oxidoreductase yields the protein MSTSSEPDVLVAGAGIAGLTAALSLAVAGRPATVVDPVRRFTPLGVGINLQPHAVRELTELGLAGELAGIGMPIEECVHVDRHGNRIWSEPRGTAAGYRWPQYAVHRGQLQMLLLAAVTARLGPDAVRPGTGVVDVTDRPDGLSVTVQDRATGARRELPAAALLGADGLHSTVRARLHPGEGEPLGNGILMFRGTARVEPFLTGRSMLVAGCNTRSKFVAYPVSPVVDGLVTVNWVGEVRLPDPARGHAADWTAAGSLADVLPHFADWRYDFLDVPALIRGAERILVYPMVDRDPLPWWGRGRVTLLGDAAHPMYPIGSNGGSQAILDGRIVAYHLATAPSVADALAGYEAARRDEAVGVQRANRAMGPERVLRLVAERAPDGFARVEDVLSAAELAAIGAAYQQTTSMDVPALNARRSWTVRPTA from the coding sequence ATGTCCACCAGCAGCGAACCGGACGTGCTCGTCGCCGGTGCCGGCATCGCGGGGCTGACCGCCGCGCTGAGCCTGGCCGTGGCCGGCCGGCCGGCGACGGTGGTCGACCCGGTCCGGCGGTTCACCCCGCTCGGCGTCGGCATCAACCTGCAGCCGCACGCGGTCCGCGAGCTGACCGAGCTGGGGCTGGCCGGCGAGCTGGCCGGGATCGGCATGCCGATCGAGGAGTGCGTGCACGTCGACCGGCACGGGAACCGGATCTGGAGCGAGCCGCGCGGCACCGCGGCGGGCTACCGCTGGCCGCAGTACGCGGTGCATCGCGGGCAGCTGCAGATGCTGCTGCTGGCCGCGGTCACCGCGCGTCTCGGCCCGGACGCGGTCCGGCCGGGCACCGGCGTGGTCGACGTCACGGATCGGCCCGACGGGCTGAGCGTCACCGTGCAGGACCGCGCGACCGGTGCGCGCCGGGAGCTGCCGGCCGCGGCGCTGCTCGGCGCGGACGGGCTGCACTCGACCGTCCGGGCGCGGTTGCATCCGGGCGAGGGCGAACCGCTGGGCAACGGGATCCTGATGTTTCGCGGCACCGCCCGGGTCGAGCCGTTCCTGACCGGCCGGTCGATGCTGGTGGCCGGCTGCAACACCCGGTCGAAGTTCGTCGCCTACCCGGTCTCGCCGGTCGTCGACGGCCTGGTCACCGTCAACTGGGTCGGCGAGGTCCGGCTGCCGGACCCCGCGCGGGGCCACGCGGCGGACTGGACCGCGGCCGGCTCGCTGGCCGACGTGCTGCCGCACTTCGCCGACTGGCGGTACGACTTCCTCGACGTGCCGGCGTTGATCCGCGGCGCCGAGCGGATCCTGGTGTACCCGATGGTCGACCGGGATCCGTTGCCGTGGTGGGGCCGCGGCCGGGTGACGTTGCTCGGTGACGCCGCGCACCCGATGTACCCGATCGGCTCGAACGGTGGTTCGCAGGCGATCCTGGACGGCCGGATCGTGGCGTACCACCTGGCGACGGCGCCGAGCGTCGCCGACGCGCTGGCGGGGTACGAGGCGGCCCGGCGGGACGAGGCCGTCGGGGTGCAGCGGGCGAACCGGGCGATGGGGCCGGAGCGGGTGCTGCGGCTGGTCGCCGAGCGGGCCCCGGACGGCTTCGCCCGGGTCGAGGACGTGCTGTCGGCGGCCGAGCTGGCCGCGATCGGCGCGGCCTACCAGCAGACCACCAGCATGGACGTGCCGGCGCTGAACGCCCGCCGGTCCTGGACGGTGCGCCCGACGGCCTGA
- a CDS encoding DNA-3-methyladenine glycosylase family protein: protein MSSSLQHTTKLPAVSPFDLRQSLRALSGFAPCAGEQVVADGAVRKAFALPTPAAEAIVVEVGPRGDGRAGVSLAVFGGRALADDELRWAERRVTDWLGLADDMTGFLAVAADDPAIRPVLAEVAGLHQVRFASLAEGACYFVLTQRTAQRVAGLRKRRLAAAHGPSLTVGGQRFVAFPAFPTLTGLGPDQLGRFTGNARQTDYLLAAIHALAGADEQWLATAPYDEVLAELRRIRGVGDFTASAIMLRVLGRPDRLPIGMPQFADVAARLYGPGTSIDAVAERYGRYLGWWAYYAKTALASMGVPTTHATRPHRAA, encoded by the coding sequence ATGTCGAGCAGCCTGCAGCACACCACCAAGCTTCCGGCCGTGTCACCGTTCGATCTGCGGCAGAGCCTGCGCGCGCTGTCCGGCTTCGCCCCCTGCGCCGGTGAGCAGGTGGTGGCCGACGGCGCGGTGCGCAAGGCGTTCGCGTTGCCGACGCCGGCCGCCGAGGCGATCGTGGTGGAGGTGGGTCCGCGCGGCGACGGCCGGGCCGGCGTCTCGCTCGCCGTGTTCGGCGGCCGGGCGCTCGCCGACGACGAGCTGCGCTGGGCCGAGCGGCGGGTGACCGACTGGCTCGGCCTGGCCGACGACATGACCGGGTTCCTCGCGGTGGCCGCCGACGACCCGGCGATCCGGCCGGTGCTGGCCGAGGTGGCCGGGCTGCACCAGGTCCGGTTCGCGTCGCTGGCCGAGGGCGCGTGCTACTTCGTGCTGACCCAACGCACCGCGCAGCGGGTCGCCGGGCTGCGCAAGCGCCGGCTGGCGGCGGCGCACGGGCCGTCGCTGACGGTGGGCGGGCAGCGCTTCGTGGCGTTCCCGGCGTTTCCCACCCTGACCGGTCTCGGCCCCGACCAGCTCGGCCGGTTCACCGGCAACGCCCGGCAGACCGACTACCTGCTGGCCGCGATCCACGCGCTCGCCGGTGCGGACGAGCAGTGGCTCGCGACCGCGCCGTACGACGAGGTCCTGGCCGAGCTGCGACGCATCCGCGGCGTCGGGGATTTCACCGCGTCCGCGATCATGCTCCGGGTGCTCGGCCGGCCGGACCGGCTGCCGATCGGGATGCCACAGTTCGCCGACGTGGCCGCCCGACTCTACGGGCCGGGCACCTCGATCGACGCGGTTGCCGAGCGGTACGGCCGCTATCTCGGCTGGTGGGCGTACTACGCGAAGACCGCGCTGGCCAGCATGGGTGTGCCGACCACGCACGCCACCCGCCCGCACCGGGCCGCCTGA
- a CDS encoding MarR family winged helix-turn-helix transcriptional regulator, with the protein MGPPARMPIGLALARSAKTVSRAFDDALAAAGGSLPSWLILISLKTRTHANQRELAAAIGIQGATLTHHLNAMESAGLLVRRRDPANRRVHQVTMTDEGEQLFHRLRRAATEFDQQLRAGLDDADLETLTRVLGTLAGNVATDATDPADAFPNPAAAH; encoded by the coding sequence ATGGGACCGCCTGCCCGGATGCCGATCGGCCTGGCCCTGGCCCGTTCGGCCAAGACCGTGAGCCGCGCCTTCGACGACGCACTCGCCGCCGCCGGCGGCAGCCTGCCCAGCTGGCTCATCCTGATCTCGCTGAAGACCCGCACACACGCCAACCAGCGCGAACTCGCCGCGGCCATCGGCATCCAGGGCGCCACGCTGACCCACCACCTGAACGCGATGGAGTCGGCCGGCCTGCTGGTCCGTCGCCGCGACCCGGCCAACCGCCGGGTGCACCAGGTGACCATGACCGACGAGGGGGAGCAGCTGTTCCACCGGCTGCGCCGGGCCGCCACCGAGTTCGACCAGCAGCTGCGGGCCGGCCTCGACGACGCGGACCTCGAGACGCTCACCCGGGTGCTCGGCACCCTCGCCGGCAACGTCGCCACCGACGCCACCGACCCGGCCGACGCCTTTCCGAACCCGGCCGCGGCCCACTGA
- a CDS encoding nuclear transport factor 2 family protein → MSITEITELGRRWVAAELQGDTDTLDELAVDDFTLVGPLGFLLDKKQWLDRYRSGQFVTDELDWHDVTVRRYGDTAVAIGIQQQRAAYRGRPSDGQFRVTQILVRQDDRWRLAGLHLSPIAPPPGA, encoded by the coding sequence ATGTCCATCACCGAGATCACCGAACTCGGCCGGCGCTGGGTCGCGGCCGAGCTGCAGGGCGACACCGACACCCTCGACGAGCTGGCGGTCGACGACTTCACCCTGGTCGGGCCGCTGGGTTTCCTGCTCGACAAGAAGCAGTGGCTCGACCGGTACCGGTCCGGCCAGTTCGTCACCGACGAACTGGACTGGCACGACGTCACGGTCCGCCGCTACGGCGACACCGCCGTCGCGATCGGCATCCAGCAGCAGCGCGCCGCGTACCGCGGGCGGCCCAGCGACGGGCAGTTCCGGGTCACCCAGATCCTGGTCCGCCAGGACGACCGGTGGCGCCTCGCGGGCCTGCACCTCAGCCCGATCGCACCGCCCCCGGGCGCCTGA
- a CDS encoding response regulator yields the protein MTEPVRIVVADDQTAVREGLATMLDLLPDVTVVATAPGGAEAVAAVAEHAPDVVLMDLHMPGMDGVAATRRIAAGHPATRVVVLTTFADDQSVLAGLRAGAIGYLTKEAGRDEIARAVHAAAAGQGVLDADVQRRLVAATATPQPPVPRELPDGLTPREGEVLALIAVGLTNREIATELYVSEATVKTHINNLFTKARLRDRAQAVRYAYRHAVVAPDR from the coding sequence ATGACCGAACCGGTGCGCATCGTGGTCGCCGATGATCAGACCGCGGTACGGGAAGGGCTCGCCACCATGCTCGACCTGCTGCCCGACGTGACGGTGGTGGCCACCGCGCCGGGTGGCGCCGAGGCGGTCGCCGCGGTCGCCGAGCACGCCCCCGACGTGGTGCTGATGGACCTGCACATGCCGGGGATGGACGGGGTGGCAGCGACTCGCCGGATCGCGGCCGGCCACCCGGCCACCCGGGTGGTGGTGCTCACCACGTTCGCCGACGACCAGAGCGTGCTGGCCGGGCTGCGCGCCGGCGCGATCGGCTACCTGACCAAGGAGGCCGGCCGGGACGAGATCGCCCGCGCGGTGCACGCCGCGGCCGCCGGCCAGGGGGTGCTGGATGCCGACGTGCAGCGCCGGCTGGTGGCGGCGACCGCGACTCCGCAGCCGCCGGTGCCGCGGGAGTTGCCGGACGGGCTGACACCCCGCGAGGGCGAGGTGCTCGCGCTGATCGCCGTTGGGCTGACCAACCGGGAGATCGCCACCGAGCTGTACGTCAGCGAGGCGACGGTCAAGACCCACATCAACAACCTGTTCACCAAGGCGCGGCTGCGGGACCGGGCCCAGGCGGTCCGGTACGCCTACCGGCACGCCGTCGTCGCCCCGGACCGCTGA
- a CDS encoding sensor histidine kinase, giving the protein MTWDLLVRRGIRLAVLVFMAAAVFFVEVRHWSPARGVPALVLLGLSVVGMLLLWPMRRSEHRYVPVILLTTAALTVTLGILTPETIGGLFLFLPVSVVAIRWRIDASAAVLVGIVVAYVGGTWLVWQQWPDWWLLGGLAGSYLGGLLDHAHQDRVRQSAELVVQEQRAQVAEARSATLAERSRIAREIHDVLAHSLAALAVQLEAADALLGAGREGEAREVVRTSRRLAREGLAETKQAVLALREGASAPLPESLSALLATTAPRPPGPVPAASTPPAPVPADSVPAGSGPAPAAGAPVATAPAPADGEGTGWDPRLRVDGAVREVPEEASFALYRIAQEALTNATKHAAGAAVRMVLAYTDDQVALTVRNGPAPDGAPTSLAAAGGGYGLTGMRERLEPLGGSLDAGPLDGGWQVAARIPV; this is encoded by the coding sequence GTGACCTGGGATCTCCTGGTACGCCGGGGGATCCGGCTCGCGGTGCTGGTCTTCATGGCCGCCGCGGTGTTCTTCGTCGAGGTGCGGCACTGGTCGCCGGCGCGAGGGGTGCCGGCGCTGGTCCTGCTGGGCCTGTCGGTGGTGGGCATGCTGCTGCTGTGGCCGATGCGCCGCAGCGAGCACCGCTACGTTCCGGTGATCCTGCTGACGACCGCGGCGCTGACGGTGACACTCGGCATCCTCACACCGGAGACGATCGGTGGGTTGTTCCTGTTCCTGCCGGTCTCGGTGGTCGCGATCCGCTGGCGCATCGACGCATCGGCGGCGGTCCTGGTCGGCATCGTGGTCGCCTACGTCGGCGGCACCTGGCTGGTGTGGCAGCAGTGGCCGGACTGGTGGCTGCTCGGCGGGCTGGCCGGCTCGTACCTGGGCGGGCTGCTCGACCACGCGCATCAGGACCGGGTCCGCCAGTCGGCCGAACTGGTCGTGCAGGAGCAGCGGGCGCAGGTGGCGGAGGCGCGGTCGGCGACGCTCGCCGAGCGCAGCCGCATCGCCCGCGAGATCCACGACGTGCTGGCGCACTCGCTGGCCGCGCTGGCGGTACAGCTGGAGGCGGCGGACGCGCTGCTCGGCGCCGGGCGGGAGGGGGAGGCGCGGGAGGTGGTCCGGACCTCGCGCCGGCTCGCCCGGGAGGGGCTGGCCGAGACCAAGCAGGCGGTGCTGGCGTTGCGGGAGGGCGCCAGCGCACCGCTGCCCGAGTCGCTGTCCGCGCTGCTCGCCACCACCGCACCCCGGCCGCCCGGCCCGGTGCCGGCCGCCTCGACGCCGCCCGCGCCGGTACCGGCCGATTCGGTACCGGCGGGATCCGGGCCGGCACCGGCCGCCGGGGCTCCGGTGGCCACCGCGCCCGCACCGGCCGACGGGGAAGGCACCGGGTGGGACCCGCGGCTGCGGGTGGACGGGGCGGTACGCGAGGTGCCCGAGGAGGCGAGCTTCGCGCTGTACCGGATCGCCCAGGAGGCGCTGACGAACGCGACGAAGCACGCCGCCGGTGCGGCGGTGCGGATGGTTCTGGCGTACACCGACGACCAGGTCGCGCTGACGGTCCGGAACGGGCCGGCGCCGGACGGCGCGCCGACCTCGCTGGCCGCCGCCGGCGGCGGGTACGGCCTGACGGGCATGCGGGAACGGCTGGAACCGCTCGGTGGCAGCCTCGACGCGGGGCCGCTCGACGGCGGTTGGCAGGTGGCGGCGAGGATTCCGGTATGA
- a CDS encoding DUF3117 domain-containing protein has translation MAAMKPRTGDGPLEVTKEGRGIVMRVPLEGGGRLVVEMTPEEAGELGEALKNVAG, from the coding sequence ATGGCGGCCATGAAGCCGCGGACGGGCGACGGTCCGCTGGAGGTCACCAAGGAGGGCCGCGGCATCGTCATGCGGGTTCCGCTCGAAGGCGGTGGCCGGCTGGTCGTCGAGATGACCCCGGAGGAAGCCGGCGAGCTCGGCGAGGCGCTGAAGAACGTCGCGGGCTGA
- a CDS encoding PaaX family transcriptional regulator C-terminal domain-containing protein — translation MQARSALFDLYGDHLRPRGGEAPVAALVRLLAPLSIAAPAVRTAISRMVRQGWLAPVRLPAGPGYALTARGMRRLDEAAARIYRTTRRDWDGRFDLLVLTGPVGRAERTRLAETLGYLGFGALSPSTWAAPRRGTVRARDAEVAALLDEVGVPAERFVARHGGDTSGAAELVRRAWDLPALATAYREFVAQYTPVVAGLPATATDEQAYAARFRLVHAWRTFLFSDPQLPAELLPADWPGTTAAVFFDRYAGRLRAAADRYVDSCLPTTHR, via the coding sequence GTGCAGGCCCGCTCCGCGCTGTTCGATCTCTATGGAGATCACCTTCGGCCGCGCGGCGGTGAGGCACCGGTCGCGGCCCTCGTCCGGCTGCTCGCGCCGCTGTCCATCGCCGCGCCCGCCGTGCGCACCGCCATCTCCCGGATGGTCCGGCAGGGCTGGCTGGCCCCGGTCCGGCTGCCGGCCGGACCCGGCTACGCGCTCACCGCCCGCGGCATGCGCCGGCTCGACGAGGCCGCCGCCCGCATCTACCGGACCACCCGCCGCGACTGGGACGGCCGGTTCGACCTGCTGGTGCTGACCGGACCGGTCGGCCGGGCGGAACGGACCCGGCTCGCCGAAACCCTCGGCTACCTCGGCTTCGGCGCGCTGTCGCCGAGCACCTGGGCGGCGCCCCGGCGCGGCACCGTACGGGCCCGGGACGCCGAGGTCGCCGCGCTGCTGGACGAGGTCGGCGTCCCGGCCGAGCGGTTCGTCGCCCGGCACGGTGGCGACACCAGCGGCGCCGCCGAGCTGGTCCGCCGCGCCTGGGATCTGCCGGCGCTCGCCACCGCGTACCGGGAGTTCGTGGCCCAGTACACCCCGGTGGTCGCCGGGCTGCCGGCCACCGCGACCGACGAGCAGGCGTACGCGGCACGGTTCCGGCTGGTGCACGCCTGGCGGACGTTCCTGTTCTCCGACCCGCAACTGCCCGCCGAACTGCTGCCCGCCGACTGGCCCGGCACCACCGCGGCCGTCTTCTTCGACCGGTACGCGGGGCGGCTGCGCGCCGCCGCCGACCGGTACGTGGACTCCTGCCTGCCCACCACCCACCGCTGA
- a CDS encoding enoyl-CoA hydratase-related protein: MTEVLLVDRADTGVVTFTFNRPESLNSLSTELKEALRDALRDAAADDGCRALLLAGAGRGFCVGQDLREHIETLDTSADPMRTVHEHYTPIAELLGGMPKPVVAAVRGPAAGAGAALAFLADFRIGGPGTSFSMSFAGVGLAGDTGISWSLPRLVGYAKATELTLLGTKVDAGTADRLGLLTDLVADDDQVLPTATALAARLAAGPTVAYGQLKRELATGASGTLHDALAVEADAQAVCAGTADHRAATEAFVAKQRPTFHGR; the protein is encoded by the coding sequence ATGACCGAAGTGCTGCTGGTCGACCGCGCCGACACCGGCGTCGTCACGTTCACCTTCAACCGCCCCGAGTCGCTGAACTCGCTGTCCACCGAGCTGAAGGAGGCGCTGCGGGATGCCCTGCGGGACGCCGCCGCCGACGACGGCTGCCGGGCGCTGCTGCTCGCCGGCGCCGGCCGCGGCTTCTGCGTCGGCCAGGACCTGCGCGAACACATCGAGACGCTGGACACGAGCGCGGACCCGATGCGGACCGTGCACGAGCACTACACGCCGATCGCGGAGCTGCTCGGCGGGATGCCCAAGCCGGTGGTGGCCGCGGTACGGGGGCCGGCCGCCGGCGCCGGCGCGGCGCTGGCGTTCCTCGCCGACTTCCGCATCGGCGGCCCCGGCACCTCGTTCTCGATGAGCTTCGCCGGGGTGGGCCTCGCCGGCGACACCGGCATCTCGTGGAGCCTGCCCCGGCTGGTCGGCTACGCCAAGGCCACCGAACTGACCCTGCTCGGTACCAAGGTGGACGCCGGCACCGCCGACCGGCTCGGCCTGCTCACCGACCTGGTCGCCGACGACGACCAGGTACTGCCCACCGCCACCGCGCTCGCCGCCCGGCTCGCCGCCGGCCCGACCGTCGCGTACGGGCAGCTCAAGCGGGAGCTGGCCACCGGCGCGTCGGGCACCCTGCACGACGCGCTCGCGGTCGAGGCGGACGCGCAAGCCGTCTGCGCCGGGACCGCCGACCACCGGGCCGCCACCGAGGCGTTCGTCGCCAAGCAACGCCCCACCTTCCACGGCCGCTGA
- a CDS encoding DNA-3-methyladenine glycosylase I: MSRTPSSPDLLVGADGQGRCPWAGSAPEYVEYHDSEWGRPVRTDDGLFERLTLEAFQSGLAWITILRKRPAFRQAFAGFRIGTVAAFGAADRERLLADAGIVRNRAKIDAALQNARVAAELPGGLAALIWSYAPEPRPRPKRLADVPATSPESVALAKELKRRGFRFVGPTTGYALMQAAGLVDDHLAGCIAPRHPAA, encoded by the coding sequence ATGAGCCGCACCCCGAGTTCACCGGACCTGCTCGTCGGCGCGGACGGCCAGGGCCGCTGCCCGTGGGCCGGCAGCGCGCCCGAGTACGTCGAGTACCACGACAGCGAGTGGGGCCGCCCGGTCCGCACCGACGACGGACTGTTCGAGCGACTCACCCTGGAGGCGTTCCAGTCCGGCCTGGCCTGGATCACCATCCTGCGCAAGCGGCCGGCGTTCCGACAGGCGTTCGCCGGGTTCCGGATCGGCACCGTCGCCGCGTTCGGTGCCGCCGACCGGGAACGGCTGCTGGCCGACGCCGGCATCGTCCGCAACCGGGCCAAGATCGACGCCGCGTTGCAGAACGCCCGGGTCGCGGCGGAGCTGCCGGGCGGCCTCGCCGCGCTGATCTGGTCGTACGCGCCGGAGCCGCGGCCACGGCCGAAGCGGCTCGCGGACGTGCCGGCGACCAGTCCCGAGTCGGTGGCGCTGGCGAAGGAGTTGAAGCGGCGCGGGTTCCGGTTCGTCGGCCCGACCACCGGGTACGCGTTGATGCAGGCAGCCGGGTTGGTCGACGACCACCTGGCCGGCTGCATCGCCCCGCGCCACCCCGCCGCCTGA
- a CDS encoding DivIVA domain-containing protein: protein MREILLLLVVALVAAAIVFGVIVAITGAARGLQPAEPDERARRLPGDRPLAERDLGSVRFDAVVRGYRMAQVDAALRRVSYDLGYKQELIAALEAEVAALRDGRTADADLLRDRRLAAAAPANRHPAEGVPSTAAPADTGAGPAADDVPVDRDAPGVDGVGVSAEHDAVLARDDVPAAGGADRDSVDGAGASPTAGDADTPEPAAADAGAAAGEPPVGDAGASASDEDEPAADGGATTAGGDEPAGAAAGHEGEPGDGTAPDADRAGPSNGRPGGAARRVADQPAVS, encoded by the coding sequence ATGCGCGAGATTCTCCTGCTGCTCGTGGTGGCCCTGGTGGCGGCGGCCATCGTGTTCGGTGTGATCGTGGCGATCACCGGCGCGGCGCGCGGCCTGCAGCCGGCCGAGCCGGACGAGCGGGCCCGCCGGCTGCCCGGTGACCGGCCGCTCGCGGAGCGAGACCTGGGTTCCGTCCGGTTCGACGCGGTCGTCCGCGGGTACCGGATGGCGCAGGTCGATGCCGCCCTCCGCCGCGTCTCGTACGACCTGGGCTACAAGCAGGAGCTGATCGCCGCGCTGGAGGCCGAGGTCGCGGCGCTGCGAGACGGTCGCACCGCGGACGCCGACCTGCTCCGGGACCGCCGCCTCGCCGCCGCCGCGCCGGCGAACCGGCACCCGGCCGAGGGCGTACCGTCGACGGCCGCTCCGGCGGACACCGGCGCCGGGCCGGCAGCTGACGACGTGCCGGTCGACCGCGACGCGCCGGGCGTGGACGGGGTCGGGGTGTCGGCGGAGCACGACGCGGTGCTGGCGCGAGACGACGTGCCGGCAGCCGGCGGGGCTGACCGGGACTCGGTGGACGGTGCCGGTGCGTCGCCCACCGCGGGCGACGCCGATACCCCCGAGCCGGCCGCCGCGGACGCCGGTGCCGCGGCCGGCGAGCCGCCCGTCGGGGATGCCGGCGCGAGCGCGTCCGACGAGGACGAGCCAGCCGCGGACGGCGGCGCGACGACGGCGGGCGGGGACGAGCCGGCCGGCGCGGCCGCCGGGCACGAGGGCGAACCGGGCGACGGTACGGCGCCGGACGCGGACCGTGCCGGCCCCTCGAACGGGCGGCCGGGTGGCGCGGCCCGGCGGGTCGCGGACCAGCCGGCGGTGAGCTGA
- the folP gene encoding dihydropteroate synthase — protein sequence MAIINRTPDSFFDQGATFGTDAALAAVDRAVQEGADIVDIGGVKAGPGQVVDADEEIRRIVPFVATIRARHPDLVISVDTWRAEVARQAVDAGADLLNDAWAGADPQLAEVAARTGVGLVCSHTGGLPPRTRPHRPAYDDVLADVLDTVTRLADRAVSLGVRRDGILIDPAHDFGKNTRHSLEVTRRLDELAETGWPVLVALSNKDFVGESLDVPVAGRLSGTLAASVVSAWLGARFFRAHQVRATRQALDMVATIRGDRQPAAARRGLA from the coding sequence ATGGCCATCATCAACCGGACCCCGGACTCGTTCTTCGACCAGGGCGCCACGTTCGGTACCGACGCGGCGCTCGCCGCCGTGGACCGGGCGGTCCAGGAAGGGGCCGACATCGTCGACATCGGCGGCGTCAAGGCCGGGCCGGGCCAGGTGGTCGACGCCGACGAGGAGATCCGGCGCATCGTCCCGTTCGTGGCCACCATCCGGGCGCGCCATCCCGACCTGGTGATCTCGGTGGACACCTGGCGGGCGGAGGTGGCCCGGCAGGCGGTCGACGCCGGCGCCGACCTGCTCAACGACGCCTGGGCCGGCGCCGACCCGCAGCTGGCCGAGGTCGCCGCGCGGACCGGCGTCGGCCTGGTCTGCTCGCACACCGGTGGGCTGCCGCCGCGTACCCGGCCGCACCGCCCGGCCTACGACGACGTGCTGGCCGACGTGCTGGACACGGTGACGCGGCTGGCCGACCGGGCCGTCTCGCTGGGAGTACGGCGGGACGGGATCCTGATCGACCCGGCGCACGACTTCGGCAAGAACACCCGGCACTCGCTGGAGGTCACCCGCCGGCTGGACGAGCTCGCCGAGACCGGCTGGCCGGTGCTGGTCGCCCTGTCCAACAAGGACTTCGTCGGCGAGTCGCTGGACGTACCGGTGGCCGGCCGGCTGTCCGGCACGCTCGCCGCCAGCGTGGTCAGCGCGTGGCTCGGCGCCCGCTTCTTCCGCGCCCACCAGGTCCGCGCCACCCGGCAGGCGCTGGACATGGTCGCCACCATCCGCGGCGACCGGCAGCCCGCCGCCGCCCGCCGCGGCCTCGCCTGA